A single window of Nicotiana sylvestris chromosome 5, ASM39365v2, whole genome shotgun sequence DNA harbors:
- the LOC138869153 gene encoding uncharacterized protein: protein MFRKVKSLEQSFRDIWGLGGQVSVAYKDLCLFHDVQLPAGFKMPKFDLYDGHSDLVAHLRGFCSKMRGAGGKDGLLMAHFSQCLSGSALEWYTRQDHGRWYTWDDLAQKFACHFKYNLEIILDRLSLTKLEKKHNESFREYGFRWREQAARVDPPMKESEMVYYFLQALEPTYYGHLVSAIGKSFNEVVKMGGMVEEGLKTNKIMSYSAIKATTQAIQSGTGGATGKKKKEDVAMIESEAWFGPKGPSHYYN from the coding sequence atgttcaggaaagttaaaagcctggaacagtcattcagagacatatgggggttgggaggtcaagtaagtgtggcctacaaagacctATGTCTATTTCATGATGTGCAATTGCcagcagggtttaagatgcccaagtttgatttgtatgatggacaTAGTGATCTAGTGGCGCATTTGagaggtttctgtagcaaaatgaggggagctggcggGAAAGACGGGTTGCTAATGGCACATTTCAGTCAATGTCTAAGTGGTTCGgcgctggagtggtacactcggcaggatcatggaagatggtacacatgggatgacctAGCCCAGAAATTTGCTTGTCACTTCAAGTACAATCTTGAGATTATTCTGGATCGTCTGTCTTTgacgaaacttgagaaaaagcacaatgaaagttttagagaatatggttttcgttggagagagcaggcagcgagggttgaccctccaatgaaagaaagtgaaatggtgtaTTATTTTttgcaggccttagaacctacttattacggaCATCTGGTATCggctataggcaagtccttcaatgaagtggtaaaaatgggaggtatggtagaagaagggctcaagacaaacaaaatcatgagctattcggcgatcaaggcaaccacccaggccattcaaagtggaACTGGGGGAGCAactggaaagaagaagaaagaggatgtcgcAATGATCGAGTCAGAAGCTTGGTTCGGACCCAAGGGCCCATCACATTACTATAActga